The proteins below come from a single Deinococcus aerolatus genomic window:
- a CDS encoding MerR family transcriptional regulator: MEARGETAKQTWTVGEVALLTRLSVRTLHHYDEIGLLRPGARTEAGYRLYTPADLARLWRVLSYRELGFPLAEITRLLDAPPGGEVAALRTQVALLREKQRRTQATLDAALTYLRAAERGEGVPTMTNAEVKGIFDGFDPAEHEAEAQERWGDTDAYTQSARRTSRYGKADWEAVRAELNVIYNRYLTLMAAGTPPGSAEARAVAADHRAHISARYYDASPEMMRGLAQMWVADERFTRNIDSAGEGLAAYQSAAVLAWADEKMNAQP; the protein is encoded by the coding sequence TAGGCGAGGTGGCGCTGCTGACCCGCCTGAGCGTCCGCACGCTGCACCACTACGACGAGATTGGGCTGCTGCGGCCCGGCGCGCGGACGGAGGCGGGCTACCGGCTGTACACGCCTGCTGACCTGGCGCGGCTGTGGCGCGTGCTGAGCTACCGCGAGCTGGGCTTCCCGCTGGCCGAGATCACCCGGCTGCTGGACGCTCCGCCGGGGGGCGAGGTGGCCGCGCTGCGGACGCAGGTGGCCCTGCTGCGAGAAAAGCAGCGCCGGACCCAGGCCACCCTGGACGCCGCCCTGACCTACCTGAGGGCCGCCGAACGCGGTGAAGGAGTTCCAACCATGACGAACGCAGAAGTAAAAGGCATCTTTGACGGCTTCGATCCTGCCGAGCACGAGGCCGAGGCCCAGGAACGCTGGGGCGACACCGACGCCTACACGCAGAGTGCCCGCCGCACCAGCCGGTACGGCAAGGCTGACTGGGAGGCGGTCAGGGCCGAGCTGAACGTCATCTATAACCGCTATCTGACCCTGATGGCTGCCGGAACACCGCCCGGTTCTGCCGAGGCCAGAGCGGTGGCTGCCGATCACCGCGCCCATATCTCTGCCCGCTATTACGACGCCTCGCCGGAGATGATGCGCGGACTGGCGCAGATGTGGGTGGCCGACGAGCGCTTCACCCGCAACATCGACAGTGCAGGTGAGGGGCTGGCGGCGTACCAGAGCGCGGCGGTGCTGGCGTGGGCAGACGAGAAGATGAACGCTCAGCCGTAA